Genomic segment of Umezawaea sp. Da 62-37:
TGCTCGCGTGCTGCGTCCTCGTTGGACTGGTAGGCGGTCCAGCGAGCCTGATCGCCGCCGCCATGATCGCCGCGGTCCTGTGGCGCGCGCGCCGTTCCCGAGCGGTCCGGCGATCCCGGCTGGCGGGCTCCGCCACGATCGCGGCGGGCCTGGCCGCGTTCGTGGCGGAACTCAAGGCCGGGGCACATCCGGCCGCAGCGGCGGCGGGCGCCGCGCAGGACACCGGGGAACCGGCCGCCACGGTCCTGACCACCATCGCGTCGACCGCGCGCCTGGGCGGCGACGTCGACACCGCTCTGACGACCCTCGCCTGCGCGAGGCCGGAACTGGCCGCGGCGCTGGGCCCGCTCGCACGGGCCTGGCGGCTGGCGGACAGCCACGGGGTCCCGCTGGCCGACGTGCTCGACGCGGTCCGCCGCGACCTGGAACGCCGGGTCTGCTTCGCCGAGCAGGTCAAAGCCCGCATGGCGGGTCCGGAGGCCAGCGCCGCGATCCTCGCCGCGCTCCCGGCCTTCGGCGTGCTGCTCGGCGAGTTGAGCGGCGCCCACCCGTTGCACGTCCTGACCTCGACCACCCCCGGCCAAGTCCTTTTGGTCCTGGGCGCGCTGCTCATCTCCGGGGGTCTGCTGTGGAGCGCGAAGCTCACCGACCAGGCGGTCCGCTCATGATCCTCCTGCTGCTCGCCCTCGCCCTCCTCGTGCTGCCGTCCCGCGCTCCGGTGCTGGCCCGGCTGCGCCCGCCGGTACCGAAGCCGGAACGGGCGGTCCGCCCGAAGGCCGACGACCCGTTCGCCACCGCGGCGAGCTGGGACCTCCTGGCGGCCTGCCTGCGGGCCGGTCTGCCGGTCGCCAACGCGGTCCGCGCCGTCGTCGACGGCCTCCCACCACCGGCCGCTGCCTGCCTGCGGCAGGTCGGCGACCTGCTGGCACTGGGTGCCGACCCGGTGACGGCGTGGGCTCCGGCCCTGGCGAACCAGGACACCGCCGCACTCGCACAGGGCGCCCGCCGAACCGCGCGTTCGGGCGCCGCCTTGGCCGCACTGGCCGCCGACCTGGCCGCCCGAGTACGCGAAAAGATCGCCGACCAAGCCGAAGCCCGCGCTCAACGCGCGTCCGTCCTCGTGGCCGGACCGCTCGCCGCCTGCTTCCTACCCGCCTTCCTCTGCCTCGGCGTTCTCCCGGTCGTGATCGGACTGGCGAACCGCCTCGCCACCACCTGGTGACCAAAACCCTTTGTGGGACAACCGAAAGCGAGCCCCCGTGTACCGAACGATCCACTCCGCCCTGCGGGACGACAGCGGCATGATCTCGGCCGAATACGCGCTGGGAACACTGGCCGCGGCAGCCCTGGCGACCACGCTCTACCTGCTGGCGAGCAGCGACGCCGTCTCCGCCCTGCTCAAATCCCTGCTGGACCGCGCACTCGCCGGTCCCACATGACCCCTGCCGACGACCGGGGCGCCGCGACGGTGGAAGCGGCCATCGCCATCTTCAGCCTGGCCCTGGTCCTCACCCTGGGGTCCGCGGCCGTGGTGGCGGTCGCCGACCAGCTCCGCTGCACCGACGCGGCGCGTGAAGCCGCGCGCCTCGTGGCCCGCGGCGAACCGGAACGAGCGGAGTCCGTCGTGACCGCCATCGCCCCGGCGGGCGCACGACTGGAGGTCAGCACCGACGACGACGCGGTCCGGGTGGTCGTCGTCGCCACACCCGCGAACGGCCTGCTGCCCGGTGTCCACCTCGAAGCCACCGCCTACGCCGTCCTGGAACCGACCACCGACAACTGAGCCGGCGCGAGAACGCTCCCGGATGAAGGACAGCGCACAAAGAACAAGGAGGGAGTTCCGGCCACCGGCTTCGGTGGGGAGGCACCGCGCGGCTTCCCACCGTGCCACCGGCGGTTCGCCGAACGGCGACAGCAGACAACAAGGAGGTGCCGTCCATGGCGGATGACCGCGTGGACGACCGGTTGGACGACCGCTTGACGGATGACCGAACGACGAATGACCGCACGGCGAACGGCCGCGTGGACGACCGGGCGGACGGCCGCACGACGAATGACCGGGCGGCTGACCGCGTGGATCGCAGGGTGGGCGACAGGGCGGACGGAGGCGTGGATGGAGGCGGCGTGATGGCGGACGACCGCGGGGTGGCGACCGTGGTCGGTGTGGCCTGCATCGCGGTGTTCGCGCTGCTGATCGTGTTCGGCGTCCGCCTTGGCGGCGTGGTGGTCGAACGGCACGAGGTGGCCGGAGCGGCTGATCTGGCGGCGTTGGCCGCCGCCGCCCACCTCACCGACGGGCCGGTGGGGGCGTGCGATCGGGCGCGGTGGGTCGCCGAGCGGATGGGCAAGCGGCTGGGCGAGTGCGCGGTGAGCGGTTGGGAGGTCGTCGTCCGGGTGGACGGCGCCGTGTCGGTGTTCGGTACGCCGAGCGTTCGGGCGAGGGCG
This window contains:
- a CDS encoding DUF4244 domain-containing protein, whose amino-acid sequence is MYRTIHSALRDDSGMISAEYALGTLAAAALATTLYLLASSDAVSALLKSLLDRALAGPT
- a CDS encoding TadE family type IV pilus minor pilin gives rise to the protein MTPADDRGAATVEAAIAIFSLALVLTLGSAAVVAVADQLRCTDAAREAARLVARGEPERAESVVTAIAPAGARLEVSTDDDAVRVVVVATPANGLLPGVHLEATAYAVLEPTTDN
- a CDS encoding type II secretion system F family protein; this encodes MILLLLALALLVLPSRAPVLARLRPPVPKPERAVRPKADDPFATAASWDLLAACLRAGLPVANAVRAVVDGLPPPAAACLRQVGDLLALGADPVTAWAPALANQDTAALAQGARRTARSGAALAALAADLAARVREKIADQAEARAQRASVLVAGPLAACFLPAFLCLGVLPVVIGLANRLATTW
- a CDS encoding type II secretion system F family protein yields the protein MTALSLAALATALLVLPAAAATRRLRALRPPDRGRTRGPHRSVAVLACCVLVGLVGGPASLIAAAMIAAVLWRARRSRAVRRSRLAGSATIAAGLAAFVAELKAGAHPAAAAAGAAQDTGEPAATVLTTIASTARLGGDVDTALTTLACARPELAAALGPLARAWRLADSHGVPLADVLDAVRRDLERRVCFAEQVKARMAGPEASAAILAALPAFGVLLGELSGAHPLHVLTSTTPGQVLLVLGALLISGGLLWSAKLTDQAVRS
- a CDS encoding Rv3654c family TadE-like protein — encoded protein: MADDRVDDRLDDRLTDDRTTNDRTANGRVDDRADGRTTNDRAADRVDRRVGDRADGGVDGGGVMADDRGVATVVGVACIAVFALLIVFGVRLGGVVVERHEVAGAADLAALAAAAHLTDGPVGACDRARWVAERMGKRLGECAVSGWEVVVRVDGAVSVFGTPSVRARAGPAEG